The Bos indicus x Bos taurus breed Angus x Brahman F1 hybrid chromosome 15, Bos_hybrid_MaternalHap_v2.0, whole genome shotgun sequence genome includes a window with the following:
- the LOC113904635 gene encoding olfactory receptor 9I1-like: protein MAENGTLVTEFVLLGFQLSAELQTGLFFVFLLLYLITLGGNLGVTALIQSDPRFQTPMYFFLGHLSFLDICYSSVIVPQLLETLRTGKRTITFERCATQFFFFTVCASAECFLLAVMAYDRCVAVCNALLYASAMTPQTRLGLVAGAYGGAAVNSVVRTGCAFSLSFCKSNHVDFFFCDLPPLLKLACSETRPRERVIYLLAFLVIATSVSVILISYLFIIRAILKIGSAGGKAKTFSTCASHITAVALFFGTLIFIYLKGNMGKSLGEDKIVSVFYTVVIPMLNPLIYSLRNKEVKEALKRALSRLKVSQAE, encoded by the coding sequence ATGGCGGAGAATGGCACTTTGGTAACAGAATTCGTTCTGCTGGGGTTCCAGCTGTCGGCCGAGCTGCAGACGGGTCTCTTCTTTGTGTTTCTGCTCCTTTATCTCATCACCCTGGGAGGCAACCTGGGGGTGACGGCGCTGATTCAGAGTGACCCTCGCTTCCAGActcccatgtactttttcctcggCCACCTCTCCTTCCTGGACATTTGCTACTCCTCCGTTATTGTCCCTCAGCTGCTGGAGACCTTGCGGACCGGTAAGAGGACCATCACCTTTGAGCGCTGTGCCACCCAGTTCTTCTTCTTCACCGTTTGTGCTAGTGCTGAGTGCTTCCTTCTGgccgtgatggcctatgaccgctgcGTGGCCGTGTGTAACGCCCTCCTCTACGCCTCGGCCATGACGCCCCAGACGCGCCTGGGGCTGGTGGCCGGGGCGTACGGTGGTGCCGCGGTCAATTCTGTGGTCCGCACCGGGTGcgccttttctctctccttctgcaAGTCGAACCACGTGGACTTCTTCTTCTGTGACCTCCCTCCTCTGCTGAAGCTTGCCTGTAGTGAGACCAGGCCACGAGAACGGGTGATCTACCTTTTAGCTTTCTTGGTCATTGCAACCAGCGTTTCAGTGATTCTCATATCCTACCTGTTCATCATTCGGGCCATTCTGAAGATTGGTTCAGCTGGCGGCAAAGCCAAAACCTTCTCCACCTGTGCTTCTCACATAACTGCCGTGGCTCTTTTCTTCGGGACGCTCATATTCATATACCTGAAAGGTAACATGGGAAAATCTCTCGGGGAGGACAAGATCGTGTCAGTATTTTACACTGTGGTCATCCCGATGCTGAACCCACtgatctacagcctgaggaacaaggAAGTGAAGGAGGCTCTGAAGAGAGCTCTCAGCAGGTTGAAGGTTTCCCAAGCAGAGTAA